In Musa acuminata AAA Group cultivar baxijiao chromosome BXJ3-11, Cavendish_Baxijiao_AAA, whole genome shotgun sequence, one DNA window encodes the following:
- the LOC135652116 gene encoding peroxidase 4-like: MQPSRKQHPLGHPSYICRPNDTCGGLAIAGTLCAPMASSSTVFASAALVLLLLLGGTSAQLSTSFYSSSCPKLFSTVKPVVRSAISKEKRLGASVLRLFFHDCFVLGCDGSVLLDDTPTFTGEKTAKPNNNSIRGFEVIDQIKTAVEKACPGVVSCADILAVAARDSVVILGGPNWDVKLGRRDSRRASISKANKQIPPPTSSLSNLISKFSAKGLSTKDMVALSGSHTIGLARCTSFRGHIYNDTNIDASFAKKRQANCPSASGSGDNNLAPLDLQTPTAFDNNYYKNLVRFKGLLHSDQQLYNVSDSTDSLVKAYISSTGTFFSDFVSGMIKMGDIKPLTGSNGEIRKNCRKIN, from the exons ATGCAGCCATCACGAAAGCAACACCCGCTCGGGCACCCCTCCTATATATGTCGACCTAATGATACATGTGGTGGCCTGGCCATCGCAGGAACTCTCTGCGCTCCGATGGCTTCCTCTTCCACGGTCTTTGCCTCTGCAGCCTTGGTTCTACTTCTCCTTCTCGGCGGCACCTCTGCGCAGCTATCCACCAGCTTCTATTCCTCGTCGTGCCCCAAGCTGTTTAGCACGGTGAAACCCGTTGTCCGGTCTGCAATCTCGAAAGAGAAGCGGTTGGGTGCATCCGTCCTTCGCCTCTTCTTCCATGACTGCTTTGTTCTT GGGTGCGATGGGTCGGTGCTGCTGGATGACACACCCACCTTCACGGGGGAGAAGACCGCTAagccaaacaacaactccatcagAGGGTTCGAAGTCATAGACCAAATCAAGACTGCGGTGGAGAAGGCGTGCCCGGGGGTGGTGTCGTGTGCGGATATCTTGGCGGTCGCTGCAAGAGATTCAGTAGTCATT CTCGGAGGGCCTAACTGGGATGTGAAGCTGGGGAGGAGGGACTCCAGGAGAGCAAGCATATCCAAAGCTAACAAGCAGATCCCCCCACCGACCTCATCGCTTAGCAATCTCATCTCCAAGTTCTCAGCCAAGGGTCTCTCGACTAAAGACATGGTCGCACTCTCTG GTTCTCACACCATTGGGCTAGCAAGGTGCACGTCCTTCCGGGGACACATCTACAACGACACCAACATCGACGCCTCTTTTGCCAAGAAGAGGCAGGCGAACTGCCCTAGCGCCTCCGGCTCCGGGGACAACAACCTGGCGCCTCTGGACCTGCAGACCCCCACCGCCTTCGACAACAACTACTACAAGAACCTCGTCCGCTTCAAGGGCCTCCTGCACTCGGATCAGCAGCTGTACAACGTCAGTGACTCCACCGACTCCCTGGTCAAGGCCTACATCAGCAGCACCGGCACCTTCTTCTCAGACTTCGTGTCGGGAATGATCAAGATGGGCGACATCAAGCCCCTCACAGGCTCCAACGGCGAGATCAGGAAGAACTGCAGGAAGATCAATTAA
- the LOC103972231 gene encoding transcription repressor OFP2-like, with the protein MGNYRFKLSDMMPNAWFYKLKDMSHRANKNRSTPHPTGKGQPSRAATSATPKPFPPPQTKLLPYRASCYYSSRTEAERFSFSPTRTKALDTNFPVEPPRMSNKRSRKKPIRAPTKPKLVTSSVSAGCSYRAWKTESVPDFPEVESPLRQRDYYIDGEDLEFQKSNFDDDYGFQCNDLSSRSNSCSCRFISSPTDIIIDMDTKTSITPKPEKLDEFDSVSELRLPPIITKPATKEPEAVKFEDKDVEDKKQSMKPSPGFHRLRMRTNSPRLSSKKVQAHRSRRCTGSTTTSATAMQKRKGLSESFAVVKSSSNPHRDFKDSMLEMIVENNIRASKDLEELLACYLSLNSREYHDVIVKVFEQIWFDLTNIKL; encoded by the coding sequence ATGGGGAACTACAGGTTTAAGCTATCTGACATGATGCCGAATGCTTGGTTCTACAAGCTCAAAGACATGAGTCACAGAGCCAACAAGAACCGCAGCACGCCGCACCCCACGGGGAAAGGCCAGCCTTCAAGAGCAGCAACAAGCGCTACGCCGAAGCCATTCCCGCCACCACAGACTAAGCTCCTCCCCTATAGAGCTTCTTGCTACTACTCCAGCAGAACGGAAGCGGAGAGGTTTTCCTTCTCTCCAACTCGCACCAAGGCCTTGGACACCAATTTCCCCGTGGAACCACCACGGATGTCCAATAAGAGAAGCAGGAAGAAGCCCATCCGAGCTCCCACCAAGCCTAAGTTGGTCACCTCCTCTGTCTCCGCTGGCTGTAGCTACAGAGCTTGGAAGACCGAGTCCGTTCCCGACTTCCCTGAGGTGGAGAGCCCGTTGCGTCAACGCGACTACTATATCGACGGCGAGGATCTCGAATTCCAAAAGAGCAACTTCGACGACGACTACGGATTCCAGTGTAATGACCTGTCCTCCCGGTCGAACTCCTGTAGCTGCAGATTTATATCCTCTCCGACCGATATCATCATCGATATGGATACCAAGACCTCGATCACTCCAAAACCGGAGAAGCTCGATGAGTTCGACTCGGTCTCAGAGCTCAGACTCCCTCCAATCATCACCAAGCCAGCAACGAAAGAACCGGAAGCAGTCAAATTCGAGGACAAAGATGTGGAGGACAAGAAGCAATCCATGAAGCCCTCTCCCGGATTTCATCGTCTACGAATGCGAACCAACTCGCCACGGCTTTCAAGCAAGAAAGTTCAGGCTCACCGCAGCAGGAGGTGCACTGGGTCGACCACGACATCGGCCACCGCAATGCAGAAGAGGAAGGGCTTATCGGAGAGCTTCGCGGTGGTGAAGTCGTCGTCCAACCCTCACAGGGACTTCAAGGACTCTATGCTGGAGATGATAGTCGAGAACAACATCCGGGCATCGAAAGATCTGGAGGAACTGCTTGCTTGTTACCTGTCGCTGAACTCCAGGGAGTACCACGATGTCATCGTGAAGGTGTTCGAACAAATATGGTTTGATCTCACTAACATTAAGCTGTAG